The segment TCGACATGGTAGAAAAGGGTGTTGAGATCTATAATTATTATGGCTTTGATATAATGTTAAGGACTTGTAATGTGGCAGCTTTTGGAGATGAGAAAATCTGTGACTCAAAAAACTGGAGGGTCACTGAATTTACTAAAAAAATTGACGAAAGAAAGTGGGAAGTAACTACAATTATCCGTACACCTGAGAGAGAACTGAGACAAATAAAGGGATACTGCCAAATAACCCCCAATGAAGTAGTTGAAGCTCCAATAGAGTATTTTATTAAAGATGAAGAAGATTTTAAACAGTTTGTAAAATACCAGCCACCTGTACCGGAATGTGACTGTTCCATAGTTGCCCGTGCATTGGAACTTATAGGTGATGATGGTATAGCTGCTCCCTGGATTCAAGGAGCATTTAATTCAATTGGAATGGTAAGGAGACTTGAAGATCTGTTACTAGACCCATATATAAATCCTCAATTATTTGCAGGCATGTGTAACTATTTTCCAAGGAGGACAAGAGAAATAGCCCGTCAGTACATAAAAGCAGGAGCAGATATGCTGTGTGCCGGAGGTAACATGGCAACAGCCACAATGGTTGGTCCAAGTTTCTTTAAAAAATATATTTTGGATCTGGAAATTGAGCATTGTAAGATTATTAAGGATATGGGAGCTGCTTATCTATATCACAACTGTGGTGATGCTGCTGCTTTGCTTCCTCTTTATTCGAGCATAAAAATGAATGTATACGAATCGCTAACTCCTCCTCCTTATGGAGACACAGATTTCGACACAGCCCTTTCAACAATAGATAAAAGCATAACTCTCTGCGGTAACATTGATCAGGTTAGTTTCTTGAAAGAAGCAACTCCTGAAGAGATTGAGGAAAGGGTTAAAGAGATACTGACTAAAGCAAAGAAGAGAGAAAACTTTATACTTTGCACTTCAGATTATTTTAGTGAAGGCACCCCTGAAGAGAATATCCGCGCCTTTGCAGAGGCTGGGTTAAAGTATGGGAAGTATTAATATAAGTAACGAAAAAATAATATAGAAATAGAGTTTGAATACGAATGGTTTAAAATAGACAAGTCTTTTCAAAGGTTTCGCTTTAGAGATTAAAAGTAATATTAAATTCAGATGGATATTTAACATATAATATTGCAAAGATGGCATTTATCCTCAAAAAGGATAAATGCCATCAAAGAGTAAGTTCTTTGTAAGTACGTTATCATTAAAATTTTCTTTATTATCAACTCATATTTATGTCAAACACTGTTTGATGATGAAGATAGATTCACTTACTACTCTAAATCATATATTCCTAGGATGACTTTATGTTTAACTTGATCAAAACTTGATATTTTCTTTAACGTACCATTTTCACGCTCTTTTACACGATTGAGCAACTGACAGTTTGAAGGTTGAACAGAAAGAGTATAGCGACCAGTAGCTACTGATTTCCAAATGTTACAGTAGGGAAGAGTATCTTTTTTAAACTTTATGTAAACACCGAAACCATGTTTTTTATTTTCTATTTTTACTGTTACAAAACCATTTTCATCTGATTCTATATCGTGTAAATAGTTACAATCAGGAAAATGATCGTTTGGAGGTGCAAACTTTAGCCTATTTTTTAGTTGTTCTTTTGAAAAATCATCAAATGGTTTTACTTTAGCAGGACTATTAATTATTATCTCTGCATCTTCATCTATGAATGGATATCCGAAATTGAAGTGATACAATAACATAAATTCTTCTTCACATGAGTTTTGGTTTTCTACACTATCATTTATAACTATCTCTTTTGAATCCATAGCAGATATAATATTTCTAAAAAGAACCAGACTGCTGCCACCAAATAAAGTGTCGGGAACATATCCACCTAATTCAAATTTATAGTTATCTCCTTCCCATAAAGCTTTTGCATAAGAGTTTACAGATGGCATTACATGATTTCGACCATGAGTGAAATGATAATAACCATTTATATCGCGGACGCCTCCACCTACATTTTTTAGTCCACAGGTGAAAAGCAAACCGCCTGTCATTGTAGCTCCAAAACCATCTTCTACTGGATAATAATAATAAGGATTTACTAAGCCGTTTCGAGTCATATACATTAAGTTAATACCTTTGTAACTAGCTTCAAAGATATCAAAAGACCTATCTTTAAGTACTGTAAAATCTAAAGTAGTACCCGTCTTAACCCTGTAAGCTTCTATTCCTTTACCTTTCCCATCATTGTAAATAAAAGTTGTTATGCCAGCATATTGATTTATATTACCAGTATATTTAAGTAAATCTTTTTTAATCATGAACTATGCCCTCTTTCTCTTTTGAAATAATATAATTAAACTATTTTTACAATTAATAAAATAAAACTTTAAACATTATCCTTTAACAGAACCACTAGTTATACCTTTAACAAATGATTTTTGAAAAAGTAAAAATAATATTGTAATTGGTAAACTAACTAGCAATGATGCTCCAAACACATAATCCCATTTTGTAGTATTTGCTGATACGTAACGATAGAGAC is part of the Clostridiaceae bacterium genome and harbors:
- a CDS encoding DUF4432 family protein, which produces MIKKDLLKYTGNINQYAGITTFIYNDGKGKGIEAYRVKTGTTLDFTVLKDRSFDIFEASYKGINLMYMTRNGLVNPYYYYPVEDGFGATMTGGLLFTCGLKNVGGGVRDINGYYHFTHGRNHVMPSVNSYAKALWEGDNYKFELGGYVPDTLFGGSSLVLFRNIISAMDSKEIVINDSVENQNSCEEEFMLLYHFNFGYPFIDEDAEIIINSPAKVKPFDDFSKEQLKNRLKFAPPNDHFPDCNYLHDIESDENGFVTVKIENKKHGFGVYIKFKKDTLPYCNIWKSVATGRYTLSVQPSNCQLLNRVKERENGTLKKISSFDQVKHKVILGIYDLE